One genomic region from Heterodontus francisci isolate sHetFra1 chromosome 14, sHetFra1.hap1, whole genome shotgun sequence encodes:
- the calca gene encoding calcitonin/calcitonin-related polypeptide, alpha: MVLLKISAFLVVYAVFVCQINSSHAVPLRSVLESSSDRVALNDYEVRRLLNALVKEFMQMMAEEMEQQVPDANSLDRSIVKRCTSLSTCVVGKLSQELHKLQTIQRTDVGATTPGKKRNILTELENERYANYGEPFESN; this comes from the exons ATGGTTCTGTTGAAGATCTCCGCTTTCCTGGTGGTTTATGCTGTTTTTGTATGTCAGATAAACAGCTCCCACGCAGTCCCTCTCAG ATCTGTGCTGGAGTCATCGTCAGACAGGGTGGCGCTCAATGATTACGAAGTCCGGCGACTACTGAATGCGCTAGTAAAGGAATTCATGCAGATGATGGCAGAGGAAATGGAGCAACAAGTGCCCGATGCCAATAG CTTGGATAGATCCATTGTCAAACGATGCACGAGTCTGAGCACTTGTGTGGTCGGAAAATTGTCCCAGGAGTTGCACAAATTACAAACCATCCAGCGCACTGACGTAGGAGCGACAACTCCTGGCAAGAAAAGGAACATTCTCACTGAGCTGGAAAACGAACGCTATGCAAACTACGGAGAGCCATTTGAAAGCAACTAA